The Herbiconiux sp. SALV-R1 nucleotide sequence GGTGGGTGAGTTGCTCGGCGGGGCCGGCTCCGCGGGGTTCGCCGAGCGCCTCGCCGCCGCCGACCCGATGCGGCTCCCGGTGCCCGTCGACGCCGGCGTGGCGACGGTGCTCGTGCACGGCGAGCTCGACGACGAGGTGCCCGTGTCGTTCAGCCGGGGTTACGCTGAACGCGACCCCCGCATCCGGTTCGAACCGCTGCCGGGGGTCGGTCACTACGAACTCATCGATCCGTCGAGCGAGGCGTGGGCTCAGGTGCTCGCCGCGCTGACGGAGGCGCGCTGAAAGAAGGACGACATGCCCATCACCCTCGGATACAAGGCCTCGGCGGAGCAGTTCGGCCCGCGTGACCTGGTGGAGATCGCCGTCGCCGCCGAGGGGCACGGCTTCGAGTCGGTGGCGGTGAGCGACCACTTCCAGCCCTGGCGGCACACCGGAGGGCATGCCCCGTCGGCCCTCGCCTGGATGGCGGCGGTGGGTGAACGCACGTCGAGCATCCGTATCGGTACCAGCGTGCTGACGCCCACCTTCCGCTACAACCCCGCGGTGCTGGCACAGTACTTCGCCTCGCTGAGCGTGCTCTACCCGGGCCGGGTGTGGCTCGGCGTCGGCACCGGTGAGGCGCTCAACGAGATCGCCACCGGCGCCAAGGACTGGCCCGAGTTCAAGGAGCGCTTCGCCCGCCTGCGCGAGTCGGTCGCCCTCATGCGCGAGCTCTGGAAGGGCGACCGGGTGTCGTACGAGGGCGAGTACTACTCCACCGTCGACGCCTCCATCTACGACGTCGACCCGGCCGGCGTGCCCATCTACATCGCCGCGGGCGGGCCGGTCGTCGCGCGCTACGCCGGCCGCGCCGGCGACGGCTTCATCTGCACCTCGGGCAAGGGCGCCGAGCTCTACACCGAGCAGCTCGTGCCCGCCGTGAAGGAGGGGGCGTCGAAGGTGGGGCGCTCGTTCGACGACATCGACCGCATGATCGAGATCAAGCTCTCGTACGAGGAGACCGAAGAGGCCGCGCTCGAGAACACCCGTTTCTGGTCGCCGCTGTCGCTGTCGAAGGAGCAGAAGCACGACATCACCGACCCCATCGAGATGGAGAAGGCGGCGGATGCGCTGCCCATCGAGACCATCGCCAAGCGCTGGATCGTCGGCACCGACCCCGACGCCGTGGTGGAGTCGATCGCCGAGTACGTGTCGTGGGGCTTCAACCACCTCGTCTTCCACGCCCCGGGCAACGACCAGGAGCGCTTCATGACCCTCTTCGAGCGCGACCTCGCGCCGCGGCTGCGGGCGCTGGGGTAGGGCGCCGGCGGCGCCGCGCGCGCGACTTCTCCCGTACAAAGTCCGTGATGACCGTAGTCATCCCGGACTCTGTGGGGGAGAACGTCGGCGGGTGGGTCAGAGGAGGGGGTGGATGCGGGTGACACGGTGGGCCCACCACCCCCGTCGGTCGGGGGTCGCCGCGAGCCGCGCCAGGGCGTCGGGGTCGACGTCGGGGCGGGTGACGGGGATGCGGCCGGCGCGCGGCACGAGGCTCTGGCCGGGTGCCGCGACGTCGGCGGTGAAGAGCTCGACGGTGGCGAGCCCGCAGTCGTGGTCGAGCGACGGGAGCGCTGCTGCGAGGTGCGCCCCCATCGCGATG carries:
- the fgd gene encoding glucose-6-phosphate dehydrogenase (coenzyme-F420) → MPITLGYKASAEQFGPRDLVEIAVAAEGHGFESVAVSDHFQPWRHTGGHAPSALAWMAAVGERTSSIRIGTSVLTPTFRYNPAVLAQYFASLSVLYPGRVWLGVGTGEALNEIATGAKDWPEFKERFARLRESVALMRELWKGDRVSYEGEYYSTVDASIYDVDPAGVPIYIAAGGPVVARYAGRAGDGFICTSGKGAELYTEQLVPAVKEGASKVGRSFDDIDRMIEIKLSYEETEEAALENTRFWSPLSLSKEQKHDITDPIEMEKAADALPIETIAKRWIVGTDPDAVVESIAEYVSWGFNHLVFHAPGNDQERFMTLFERDLAPRLRALG